A section of the Triticum dicoccoides isolate Atlit2015 ecotype Zavitan chromosome 7A, WEW_v2.0, whole genome shotgun sequence genome encodes:
- the LOC119332183 gene encoding probable 3-hydroxyisobutyrate dehydrogenase, mitochondrial isoform X1, with product MGGVGWRRLGSKLRQRWGWESRLRARGFSSAPALPPPPHMESVGFIGLGNMGAHMARNLVRAGYRVSVHDINEVAMKKFSDDGIPTKRSPLEVSESSDVVITMLPSSAHVLDVYSGRNGLLGNGGRLGPWLYIDSSTVDPHTSRKISMDMSRCSLNEKKGYAEKPMMMDAPVSGGVPAAEAGTLTFMVGGLEETYIAAKPLLLAMGKKLIYCGGAGNGSAAKLCNNMAMAISMLGVSEAFALGQNLGIKASTLTDIFNCSSARCWSSDTYNPVPGVMAGVPSSRNYDGGFTSKLMAKDLDLAMASASGVGFKCPMGSEALEIYRKLCDEGCEFKDFSCAFRHFYTGKDEK from the exons ATGGGCGGTGTTGGATGGAGGAGGCTTGGTTCCAAGCTGCGGCAGCGATGGGGCTGGGAGAGCCGCCTCCGCGCCCGGGGCTTCTCTTCCGCTCCTGCGCTTCCACCTCCACCCCACATGGAG AGTGTTGGATTCATAGGGCTTGGGAACATGGGCGCCCACATGGCAAGGAACCTGGTGAGGGCTGGATACAGAGTGTCAGTTCATGATAT AAATGAGGTTGCCATGAAGAAGTTCTCCGACGATGGAATTCCCACGAAGCGGTCGCCACTTGAAGTGTCTGAGTCGAGTGATGTTGTAATCACCATGTTACCTTCCTCTGCCCAT GTCTTAGATGTATACAGTGGACGGAACGGCTTGCTTGGTAATGGGGGGCGCCTTGGACCGTGGTTATACATAGATTCATCCACAGTTGATCCTCATACATCGAGAAAGATATCTATGGACATGTCAAGATGCAGTTTAAATGAGAAGAAAG GCTACGCCGAAAAACCGATGATGATGGATGCTCCTGTCTCCGGAGGTGTTCCTGCCGCAGAAGCTGGGACACTGACTTTCATG GTGGGTGGTTTAGAAGAAACATACATAGCAGCAAAGCCGTTACTTCTCGCAATGGGCAAAAAGCTGATCTACTGCGGCGGGGCTGGAAATGGCTCG GCTGCAAAGCTCTGTAACAATATGGCCATGGCCATCAGCATGCTTGGGGTCTCCGAGGCCTTTGCTCTTGGTCAGAATCTTGGGATCAAAGCAAGCACTCTCACAGATATATTCAATTGCTCTAGCGCCCGCTGCTGGAGTAG CGACACATATAACCCAGTTCCTGGAGTAATGGCGGGCGTGCCATCGTCGAGGAATTATGATGGTGGTTTCACCTCCAAATTAATG GCTAAAGATTTGGATTTGGCCATGGCCTCTGCATCTGGAGTTGGCTTCAAATGTCCCATGGGTTCTGAAGCACTTGAGAT TTACCGGAAGTTATGCGACGAGGGCTGTGAATTCAAGGACTTCTCATGCGCGTTTCGCCACTTTTACACCGGCAAGGATGAGAAGTGA
- the LOC119328849 gene encoding geranylgeranyl transferase type-2 subunit alpha 1-like: MHGQPRRPKQPEDDAAAAAKAAKLRELQVQVLHNHHTYTYTEEALGLSFKLLEINPEAYTAWNYRKLALQHNLKELSDPEAIKSTVDNELRVVELALRQNPKSYGAWYHRKWLLNQKLAPVDFKREYGLLDKLLKVDARNFHGWNYRRFLAKFMGVPEEKELQYTMDKISENFSNYSAWHNRSILLSNLLIQRSEGFESKQKIFSEEFELVIQALFTDPSDQSGWFYHLWLLAQTSTPDNPQLISSWPSNGAKLSLCSARKNEDQNMVSSPSSICCYSLKEGIIPIVLYFNDPVKGLNPTNVKLNSDFVFDKDLQWRPLVITDSGYSNCWATYLEIRNKDCSTSQQFSVEVSIPCPDDIMSRSGSHCNCPVHFTFTIELGNNNDEAHDTDLFHDPISWSSSESFQSHGKPSCVAFDQLNITSALVQEESRWNLDRLSDEIDLFRDLPDENSKFAKLTLARLLLACAAIKSRGSSLIERKGYCEEALGFFSDLINLDPSHKRYYEDERSLVLMDQLTCDMETFMKYCSVQVRSNSATLNHVQLCRLSLTRIGFTERMLWVQMLDLSHNKLRSIEGLEALQQLVCLNISNNQISSFTSLEPLTKIVSLKALDLSFNEIGAHPIDTTRYMCSSPFSHKVERCEAFEECRKKSVNVEEFWDAILFFKSVNLVQLDIKGNAVADKDSFTTVVMTLSPSLKWLDGTCIH; this comes from the exons ATGCACGGCCAGCCCCGCCGGCCgaagcagccggaggacgacgcggcggcggcggcgaaggccgCCAAGCTCCGGGAACTCCAGGTCCAGGTCCTCCACAACCACCACACCTACAC GTACACTGAGGAGGCGCTGGGGCTGAGCTTCAAGCTTCTCGAGATAAACCCGGAGGCCTACACGGCGTGGAACTACAGGAAGCTCGCGCTGCAGCACAACCTCAAGGAGCTTTCTGACCCAGAGGCCATCAAGTCTACTGTTGACAACGAGCTCAGAGTA GTGGAGCTTGCTCTGAGGCAGAACCCAAAGTCCTATGGAGCATGGTATCATCGCAAGTGGTTACTGAACCAAAAGCTTGCCCCTGTGGATTTCAAGCGTGAATACGGCCTCTTGGATAAACTGTTGAAGGTGGATGCGAGGAATTTCCACGGATGGAATTACCGCAG GTTCCTTGCAAAATTTATGGGAGTGCCAGAAGAGAAAGAGCTTCAGTACACAATGGATAAGATCAGTGAAAATTTCAGTAATTACTCAGCATGGCATAATCGTAG TATACTTCTGTCCAATCTGCTAATCCAACGAAGTGAAGGTTTTGAGTCAAAGCAGAAGATCTTTTCAGAGGAGTTTGAACTTGTGATTCAGGCACTTTTCACAGACCCTAGTGACCAAAGCGGTTGGTTCTATCACCTCTGGCTTTTAGCTCAGACATCTACCCCTGATAACCCACAGCTGATTTCATCTTGGCCTTCTAATGGTGCAAAGCTCAGTTTATGTTCGGCCAGGAAAAATGAGGACCAGAACATGGTGTCTTCCCCGAGCTCCATTTGTTGTTACTCTTTGAAGGAAGGGATTATACCCATTGTGCTTTATTTCAATGATCCCGTCAAAGGATTAAATCCAACAAATGTGAAGTTAAATTCTGATTTTGTGTTTGATAAGGATCTTCAATGGAGGCCCCTCGTGATAACCGACTCCGGGTATTCCAATTGTTGGGCCACATATCTTGAAATTAGAAACAAAGATTGTAGCACTTCACAGCAATTTTCTGTTGAAGTAAGCATACCCTGCCCAGATGATATCATGTCAAGAAGTGGCTCTCACTGCAATTGCCCTGTACATTTTACATTTACCATTGAACTGGGCAACAATAATGACGAAGCACATGATACCGATTTGTTTCATGACCCAATCTCCTGGAGTAGCTCAGAATCATTCCAGTCTCATGGGAAACCCAGCTGTGTTGCTTTTGATCAGCTAAATATCACTAGTGCCTTGGTTCAAGAGGAGTCAAGATGGAATTTGGATAGACTATCTGATGAAATCGACCTTTTCAGAGATTTACCTGATGAGAATAG TAAATTTGCGAAGTTGACACTAGCACGGCTATTGCTTGCTTGCGCTGCAATAAAGTCCCGAGGAAGTTCTTTGATTGAAAGGAAGGGATATTGCGAAGAGGCGCTAGGGTTCTTCAGTGACTTGATTAATTTGGATCCTTCTCATAAAAGGTATTATGAAGATGAGCGGAGCTTAGTCCTAATGGATCAG CTAACATGTGACATGGAGACTTTCATGAAGTACTGTTCAGTCCAAGTTAGATCAAATTCAGCCACATTAAACCATGTGCAACTTTGCAGATTGTCTTTAACACGCATTGGATTTACTGAACGCATGTTGTGGGTTCAAATGCTGGACCTAAGCCATAATAAGCTCAGATCCATTGAAG GTTTGGAGGCCTTGCAGCAGCTTGTGTGCCTGAACATCAGCAACAACCAGATCAGCAGTTTCACGTCACTCGAACCCCTGACCAAGATAGTTTCCTTGAAAGCGTTGGATTTGTCTTTCAATGAGATCGGAGCTCACCCGATCGACACAACACGGTATATGTGCTCATCTCCGTTTTCACACAAAGTCGAACGGTGCGAAGCCTTCGAGGAGTGCCGAAAGAAAAGCGTCAACGTGGAGGAGTTCTGGGACGCCATACTCTTCTTCAAATCCGTGAACCTGGTGCAGCTTGACATCAAGGGAAATGCGGTCGCGGACAAGGATAGCTTCACCACTGTTGTGATGACCCTCAGCCCTTCTCTCAAGTGGCTCGACGGCACATGTATCCATTAG
- the LOC119332183 gene encoding probable 3-hydroxyisobutyrate dehydrogenase, mitochondrial isoform X2 codes for MIYHPTNTESMMFRNEVAMKKFSDDGIPTKRSPLEVSESSDVVITMLPSSAHVLDVYSGRNGLLGNGGRLGPWLYIDSSTVDPHTSRKISMDMSRCSLNEKKGYAEKPMMMDAPVSGGVPAAEAGTLTFMVGGLEETYIAAKPLLLAMGKKLIYCGGAGNGSAAKLCNNMAMAISMLGVSEAFALGQNLGIKASTLTDIFNCSSARCWSSDTYNPVPGVMAGVPSSRNYDGGFTSKLMAKDLDLAMASASGVGFKCPMGSEALEIYRKLCDEGCEFKDFSCAFRHFYTGKDEK; via the exons ATGATAT ACCATCCAACAAACACTGAATCTATGATGTTCAGAAATGAGGTTGCCATGAAGAAGTTCTCCGACGATGGAATTCCCACGAAGCGGTCGCCACTTGAAGTGTCTGAGTCGAGTGATGTTGTAATCACCATGTTACCTTCCTCTGCCCAT GTCTTAGATGTATACAGTGGACGGAACGGCTTGCTTGGTAATGGGGGGCGCCTTGGACCGTGGTTATACATAGATTCATCCACAGTTGATCCTCATACATCGAGAAAGATATCTATGGACATGTCAAGATGCAGTTTAAATGAGAAGAAAG GCTACGCCGAAAAACCGATGATGATGGATGCTCCTGTCTCCGGAGGTGTTCCTGCCGCAGAAGCTGGGACACTGACTTTCATG GTGGGTGGTTTAGAAGAAACATACATAGCAGCAAAGCCGTTACTTCTCGCAATGGGCAAAAAGCTGATCTACTGCGGCGGGGCTGGAAATGGCTCG GCTGCAAAGCTCTGTAACAATATGGCCATGGCCATCAGCATGCTTGGGGTCTCCGAGGCCTTTGCTCTTGGTCAGAATCTTGGGATCAAAGCAAGCACTCTCACAGATATATTCAATTGCTCTAGCGCCCGCTGCTGGAGTAG CGACACATATAACCCAGTTCCTGGAGTAATGGCGGGCGTGCCATCGTCGAGGAATTATGATGGTGGTTTCACCTCCAAATTAATG GCTAAAGATTTGGATTTGGCCATGGCCTCTGCATCTGGAGTTGGCTTCAAATGTCCCATGGGTTCTGAAGCACTTGAGAT TTACCGGAAGTTATGCGACGAGGGCTGTGAATTCAAGGACTTCTCATGCGCGTTTCGCCACTTTTACACCGGCAAGGATGAGAAGTGA
- the LOC119334612 gene encoding uncharacterized protein LOC119334612 — protein MEGPSDSDGQVIPSTAGDPHLNSSAAPTDAAGSGSQHVATLRKLLFRRMLVGVNDGRYFLGLFHCVDKQGNIILQDAVEYRSARRSSPSAPKEERCLGLILIPASCRSSCHVDCFIEEQMALLSLCK, from the coding sequence ATGGAAGGACCATCTGATTCTGACGGCCAAGTGATCCCGTCCACCGCAGGAGACCCTCACCTCAACAGCTCGGCCGCGCCCACGGACGCCGCCGGCAGCGGCTCGCAGCACGTGGCGACGCTCCGGAAGCTGCTGTTCCGGAGGATGCTGGTCGGGGTGAACGACGGCCGCTACTTCCTGGGGCTGTTCCACTGCGTCGACAAGCAGGGGAACATAATCCTGCAGGACGCGGTGGAGTACCGCAGCGCGCGCCGCTCCTCCCCGTCGGCGCCCAAGGAGGAGCGGTGCCTCGGGCTCATCCTGATCCCGGCGTCCTGCCGCTCCTCCTGCCATGTCGACTGCTTCATCGAAGAGCAGATGGCCCTGCTGTCCCTGTGCAAGTGA